A DNA window from Setaria viridis chromosome 2, Setaria_viridis_v4.0, whole genome shotgun sequence contains the following coding sequences:
- the LOC117842751 gene encoding serine/arginine-rich SC35-like splicing factor SCL33: MRRGYSYSPSPPRGYRRRARSPTPRDYNGDRGRDLPTSLLVRNLRRDCRPEDLRRPFAQFGRVKDIYLPRDYYTGEPRGFGFVQFYDPEDAADAKYYMDGQIVLGRQITVVFAEENRKKPQEMRARDRVRGRSYDRRYSRSRSPPYSRGRSPSRSYSRSPSPPNPKHRLRERSYSRSPVDSRSRSGSPYEERYRRSSPRERSLPVSG, encoded by the exons ATGAGAAGGGGTTACAGTTACAGTCCTTCGCCACCAAGGGGTTACAGGAGAAGGGCTCGCAGCCCGACTCCCCGTGATTATAATGGTGACCGTGGTAGAGATCTACCAACCAGTCTTTTGGTCAGGAATCTCCGTCGGGACTGCAG GCCAGAAGACCTTCGTCGCCCATTCGCACAGTTTGGTCGAGTTAAAGATATATATCTCCCAAGAGATTATTACACTGG GGAGCCCCGAGGATTTGGGTTTGTGCAGTTTTATGATCCTGAAGATGCTGCTGATGCAAAGTACTACATGGATGGGCAAATAGTTCTTGGCAGGCAAATAACTGTTGTATTTGCGGAGGAGAATAGGAAGAAGCCTCAGGAGATGAGAGCTAGGGACAGAGTCAG AGGTCGTTCCTATGACCGGAGATATTCTCGCTCTAGGTCCCCTCCTTATTCTAGGGGCCGTTCTCCTTCACGCAGCTACTCGAG GTCTCCTTCACCTCCGAATCCAAAACACAGGCTCAGGGAGAGGTCCTACTCACGCTCACCTGTTGACAGCAGATCAAGAAGCGGGAGCCCCTATGAGGAGCGATACCGCAGATCCTCACCAAGAGAGAGGTCTCTCCCTGTTAGCGGATGA